One segment of Sulfobacillus thermosulfidooxidans DSM 9293 DNA contains the following:
- a CDS encoding DUF3536 domain-containing protein produces the protein MRAVVNNYSRMSFNFGPTLLAWLERHQPATYHAILDGDRMSQERFSGHGSAIAQIYNHIIMPLASTRDKETEIIWGIKDFVHRFHRYPEGMWLAETAVDYETLELLSKHGIRFTILSPDQAWRVKEPNGQWVSVEGGTIDTTQPYRIDLPNGQTISVFFYHAALSRAVAFEGLLNDGRYFAERLIAGFKPDSSSSNQLVHIATDGESYGHHHRFGEMALAYALDVIDHRTDVRLTNYGEYLSFNVPTRKVEIFENTSWSCAHGIERWRSDCGCQTGLHPTWNQKWRTPLRQAVDYIRDTVTPLIEALAPRWLKDPWIARNDYIEVILHRHHDTIKQFLVNHQIHALDLEDTIHVLQLMELSRHLLLMYTSCGWFFDDIGGLEAIQVMKYAARAIQLAERLFDVPMESSFLRLLEQARSNQDSQDGRQIFVTAVKDRMVNLSRVALHYSMMHILTQAEREKTSSIYCYDVHVEDDALWRSGTVKMAVGQVQIVSQITLDRATFNYGVLHLGDHNVIAGVRGYRGPELYQNMRQQLAQAFQAAEFPEVIRLLDQFFQGQTNSLRHLFRDEQERVMDQLVENALQEALTYNRHIYEHSASLMRFLKDMGQPIPPILRDAAGISIREQVHQQLITDPVDFAEIRRLLSEAREWDLLRDWSDLPYEYELFIKKLSRELAQDPTDLVRLQFLIEAVQIAKQESLHINLEEAQLVVFRLTVQWSPEHRGTQRQWEQYINQLDELLAIRRG, from the coding sequence TTGCGAGCTGTTGTAAATAACTACTCGCGGATGAGTTTTAATTTCGGACCAACATTATTGGCATGGCTCGAACGTCATCAACCAGCCACCTACCACGCTATACTTGATGGGGATCGAATGAGTCAAGAGCGTTTTAGCGGGCATGGATCAGCGATTGCTCAAATCTACAATCATATTATTATGCCTTTGGCATCGACACGGGACAAAGAAACCGAGATTATCTGGGGAATCAAAGATTTTGTGCACCGTTTCCATCGCTATCCAGAAGGTATGTGGTTAGCAGAAACTGCTGTAGATTATGAAACGCTGGAGCTGTTATCCAAACACGGTATACGCTTTACGATTCTCAGCCCCGATCAAGCCTGGCGAGTGAAGGAACCCAACGGGCAATGGGTGAGTGTGGAAGGAGGAACGATTGATACCACGCAACCTTATCGGATAGACCTCCCCAATGGTCAAACGATATCAGTATTTTTTTATCATGCAGCTCTGTCACGAGCGGTGGCTTTTGAAGGCTTGCTGAACGATGGACGGTATTTTGCGGAACGGTTGATTGCAGGTTTTAAACCCGATTCATCTTCATCCAATCAACTTGTCCATATCGCCACGGATGGCGAATCGTATGGGCATCATCACCGATTCGGAGAGATGGCCCTTGCTTATGCTTTGGACGTGATAGATCACCGCACAGACGTACGTTTGACCAATTATGGCGAGTATTTGTCGTTCAATGTGCCGACGCGCAAAGTGGAGATTTTCGAAAACACGTCATGGAGCTGTGCTCATGGTATCGAACGGTGGCGCAGTGATTGTGGATGTCAAACGGGATTGCATCCAACATGGAATCAGAAATGGCGCACCCCGTTACGCCAAGCCGTCGATTATATTAGAGATACGGTGACGCCGCTTATTGAAGCCTTGGCACCTCGCTGGTTGAAAGATCCGTGGATAGCCCGTAATGATTATATTGAGGTGATTTTACATCGTCATCACGATACCATTAAGCAGTTTCTTGTCAATCATCAAATTCATGCCTTAGATTTAGAGGATACCATCCATGTATTGCAATTGATGGAATTATCCCGCCATCTGTTGCTGATGTATACCAGTTGTGGCTGGTTTTTTGATGACATTGGAGGCTTGGAAGCTATTCAGGTGATGAAGTATGCAGCCAGAGCCATTCAGTTGGCGGAGCGACTATTCGATGTGCCCATGGAATCGTCTTTCTTGCGGTTATTAGAACAAGCTCGAAGCAATCAAGATTCTCAAGATGGTCGTCAAATCTTTGTCACTGCAGTGAAGGATCGGATGGTAAATCTCTCTCGTGTCGCGCTTCACTATAGCATGATGCACATATTAACGCAGGCGGAACGCGAAAAAACGAGTAGCATCTATTGCTACGATGTTCACGTGGAAGATGATGCTTTATGGCGTTCTGGCACGGTAAAAATGGCCGTGGGACAAGTTCAAATTGTTTCGCAAATTACTCTGGATCGAGCAACTTTTAATTATGGGGTACTTCATTTGGGAGATCATAATGTCATTGCCGGCGTCAGAGGATACCGGGGACCAGAGTTGTACCAAAATATGCGTCAGCAACTTGCGCAGGCTTTTCAAGCAGCCGAGTTTCCCGAAGTGATTCGTCTGCTTGATCAGTTTTTTCAAGGACAGACGAATTCATTACGTCACTTGTTCCGGGATGAACAAGAGCGAGTCATGGATCAATTGGTGGAAAATGCCCTTCAAGAAGCCTTAACCTACAACCGTCATATTTATGAACATAGTGCATCCTTAATGCGGTTCTTGAAAGATATGGGACAGCCCATTCCGCCCATATTGCGCGATGCAGCAGGGATCTCAATTCGTGAGCAGGTTCATCAACAATTAATCACTGACCCTGTAGATTTTGCAGAAATACGGCGTCTGCTTTCAGAAGCTAGAGAGTGGGATCTCCTGCGTGACTGGTCTGACTTACCTTACGAATATGAACTGTTTATCAAGAAATTGAGTCGCGAGTTGGCACAAGATCCTACGGACCTCGTACGTCTTCAATTTCTTATTGAGGCCGTCCAAATCGCGAAGCAAGAGTCCCTACACATTAACTTAGAGGAAGCACAATTGGTGGTTTTTCGGTTAACGGTACAATGGAGTCCCGAACATCGCGGTACACAAAGACAATGGGAACAGTACATTAACCAGCTAGATGAATTGTTAGCGATTCGCCGGGGATAA
- a CDS encoding AI-2E family transporter gives MNGNDSGKWAARLAIGRDAVVVVLGTGIVLMALWWVLSRLGNVVVVLMMAGMFEITLSPMVDRLALYWNRPLAVLVVVLGAVVIFVVGGILLVTVIAGQLATLVAKLPNEVQTLTQTTPGLMAWFRHTGIQVNILQVESRIFSSLGQVSTFLVTQTVTFVTHLIDSIVDGAITIFITVYLLLDANRIQAAVLRLIPHHQREGLLAVEHTLSRVIGGYVRGQMALSLIVGTAFGFGTWLIGLPYPLVIGVFAAVMELIPLLGPVLGAILPVLLALFNHPWVQIPEVLVLLAAAHLLESQILGPKIIRSQVGVHPVISVLALMIGASLRGILGALFAVPIAGILVAAWVAGVRVWREKVVLPSQPTPPID, from the coding sequence ATGAACGGAAATGACTCAGGAAAATGGGCCGCACGTTTAGCTATCGGACGGGACGCGGTAGTGGTAGTCCTCGGAACCGGTATTGTCTTGATGGCCTTGTGGTGGGTTCTTAGTCGTCTGGGCAATGTGGTTGTTGTACTGATGATGGCGGGGATGTTTGAAATTACTCTGAGCCCTATGGTGGATCGGCTGGCACTCTATTGGAACCGGCCTTTGGCTGTGCTCGTTGTGGTATTAGGGGCTGTGGTGATTTTTGTGGTTGGGGGCATTTTATTAGTGACGGTTATTGCTGGGCAGCTTGCCACATTAGTCGCCAAACTTCCTAATGAAGTTCAGACATTAACGCAAACGACCCCCGGTTTAATGGCATGGTTTCGGCATACGGGTATCCAAGTCAATATTTTACAGGTAGAAAGCCGCATATTTAGTAGTCTAGGTCAAGTATCGACGTTTTTAGTCACTCAAACCGTAACCTTTGTCACCCATTTGATTGATAGCATTGTCGATGGTGCCATCACGATATTTATTACGGTCTACCTCCTATTAGATGCCAATCGGATTCAAGCCGCTGTATTGCGCCTGATCCCTCACCACCAACGCGAAGGGCTTTTAGCGGTCGAGCACACATTATCCCGCGTTATTGGAGGATATGTGCGTGGGCAAATGGCCTTATCACTGATTGTGGGGACGGCTTTTGGTTTTGGTACATGGCTTATCGGATTGCCGTATCCGCTTGTGATTGGCGTTTTTGCGGCTGTGATGGAACTGATTCCGTTGTTAGGTCCTGTGCTGGGGGCAATTTTGCCTGTGTTATTAGCGCTCTTTAATCATCCTTGGGTCCAAATTCCCGAGGTTTTGGTGTTGTTAGCTGCGGCTCATCTGTTAGAATCTCAAATTTTGGGTCCCAAAATCATTCGTAGTCAAGTCGGTGTCCATCCTGTGATTTCTGTGTTGGCGTTAATGATTGGCGCATCGCTTAGAGGGATTTTAGGCGCGCTATTTGCTGTACCCATCGCTGGCATTCTCGTTGCAGCATGGGTTGCAGGGGTCCGCGTATGGCGAGAAAAAGTTGTTCTCCCGTCTCAACCGACTCCGCCTATCGATTAA
- the murJ gene encoding murein biosynthesis integral membrane protein MurJ: MREVVMAAYFGTSALNDAWLMASVLPNLLFSTMNGAISVTVVPLMTQADAQLSKRSVQNFINEVFTAIVLVSTILIVFGEIFAPELMRLVAPGFHHKELALTVSMTRIMIPTILFWGLAGLVVGILQEREEFLYPALSPVAINVVRIATIVTLGHFFSIQGVAMGFLLSVLSQLFVTVPALKRAGLHLHFRWHFSHPLLRKMIRMSGPFFLTSSVGTLGVIVDRILASSLVTGSLAALNYSYVLVQIPVGLLISSLTTPIYTRLAQHQSHHDLVTYRQLAMRGFRLVILIIVPITLWFMILSIPILRLIYQHGAFSNYSTRITASTLLFWSIGLPGFGLSFYLQKLFFATQDTKSPARFSIITILFNIVGDLILVRFLQADGLALATALAAWVNTTLLTIKALNPRHNSDLLFRPFVLKIGITAGITAIVVYGLREWFSLDYIHGFFPLAFALTSTIVVSALVYLTLLTLFRFPEIRELLRRLLKNRHNLQSSET; the protein is encoded by the coding sequence TTGCGAGAAGTCGTCATGGCAGCATATTTCGGCACATCCGCGTTGAATGATGCCTGGCTTATGGCCTCGGTGTTGCCCAATTTATTATTCAGTACGATGAATGGAGCAATATCCGTTACCGTGGTGCCCTTGATGACGCAAGCTGATGCCCAATTGTCAAAGCGGTCTGTACAGAATTTCATCAATGAAGTATTTACGGCCATTGTTCTGGTCTCAACAATTCTTATCGTATTTGGCGAAATTTTTGCGCCTGAGCTCATGCGACTTGTGGCTCCCGGTTTTCACCACAAAGAACTCGCTCTCACCGTTTCGATGACGCGAATCATGATTCCCACTATATTATTTTGGGGTTTGGCGGGTTTGGTCGTGGGGATTCTCCAAGAACGCGAAGAATTTTTGTACCCTGCCCTATCTCCTGTCGCGATCAATGTTGTCCGCATAGCCACAATTGTCACCTTAGGCCATTTCTTTAGTATTCAAGGTGTCGCCATGGGCTTCTTACTTTCTGTTCTCTCCCAACTTTTTGTCACGGTTCCCGCACTCAAACGCGCAGGCCTGCATTTGCATTTCCGGTGGCATTTTAGTCATCCCTTGTTACGCAAGATGATTCGCATGTCAGGACCATTTTTTCTCACCAGCTCTGTGGGGACTCTGGGCGTGATTGTTGATAGAATTTTGGCCTCCTCTCTTGTTACCGGAAGCTTAGCGGCTCTTAACTATTCGTATGTATTGGTCCAAATTCCCGTGGGTCTCTTAATTTCGTCCTTAACCACTCCGATTTATACGCGCCTTGCCCAACATCAAAGTCATCATGACCTGGTCACCTATCGTCAACTCGCTATGCGCGGTTTTCGGTTGGTTATCCTCATAATTGTCCCGATAACGCTCTGGTTCATGATCTTATCCATACCGATCTTACGTCTCATTTACCAACATGGCGCATTTTCCAATTATTCCACCCGTATCACGGCTAGCACGTTATTGTTTTGGTCTATCGGTTTGCCAGGATTTGGTTTGTCATTTTACCTACAAAAATTATTTTTTGCTACCCAAGATACCAAAAGCCCTGCTCGGTTTAGTATTATCACCATTCTTTTTAATATCGTGGGCGATCTCATTTTAGTCCGCTTTTTGCAGGCGGACGGACTCGCCCTAGCCACAGCCTTAGCCGCCTGGGTGAACACGACTCTTTTAACCATTAAAGCCCTTAATCCGCGGCATAATAGCGACTTGTTGTTTCGTCCCTTTGTTCTAAAAATCGGTATCACGGCGGGCATTACAGCTATCGTGGTATATGGGCTCAGAGAATGGTTTTCCTTAGATTACATTCATGGGTTCTTCCCCTTGGCCTTTGCTCTCACCTCTACTATTGTCGTATCGGCTTTAGTTTATCTCACCCTCTTAACCTTGTTCCGGTTCCCTGAAATCCGAGAACTGTTGCGGCGCCTCTTGAAAAATCGTCATA
- a CDS encoding alpha-1,4-glucan--maltose-1-phosphate maltosyltransferase — translation MNQDGRKRVYIFHVTPVIDGGRFPIKRIVGEELTVEADLVADGHDVVQGRLGWRILPNRPWSYVPLQPLDNDRYRAVFPLTEIGLYEYRIEGWVDEFLTWRYRLVKKWALGQDIDAELLMGRELIWQRIALYAKGPKSKSDEVVEALETLRRLLHRFDETSEKEQRLLLMQDPQLEQMMRKLPDLQHAGQSRRFPVRVDRIRAGFSAWYEFFPRSCPTRKNGHGTLRDCEEFLPYIADLGFDVVYLPPIHPIGLQHRKGANNQTVASPDDPGSPWAIGNEEGGHMAIHPQLGTLTDFDHFHQTLRALGLELAMDLTFQCSPDHPWVKEHPQWFRHFPDGTIQYAENPPKKYEDVFPLNFDTPDWQDLWNALLDITQFWAERGVRIFRVDNPHTKPLVFWEWFITQMQSRFPDTIFLSEAFTRPKLMEALSKVGFTQSYTYFAWRNTAQELRDYVSELFFTEKNQYFRPNFWPNTPDILPGFLQTDRPAAFTVRFILAATLSPNYGIYGPAYELLEHQPLSWGSEEYDHSEKYEIRHWNLSQQPNIQDVIKKVNAIRHQELALQHNGILTFHHVDNPQLLVYSKRDPAYHSRLLMVVNLDPVFTQSGWTALDMNALGLHEDAHYVVHDLLTGARYAWNGPYNYVELHPDGYNAHILRIEEGI, via the coding sequence ATGAATCAAGACGGACGCAAACGGGTCTACATTTTTCATGTCACGCCGGTTATTGATGGAGGACGGTTTCCAATCAAACGTATTGTGGGAGAGGAGCTTACGGTTGAAGCCGATTTAGTCGCTGATGGACATGATGTGGTCCAAGGGCGGCTGGGATGGAGGATATTGCCGAATAGACCATGGTCCTATGTCCCTTTACAACCGTTAGACAATGATCGATATCGCGCAGTTTTTCCGTTAACAGAGATAGGGCTGTATGAATATCGGATTGAAGGATGGGTTGACGAGTTTCTCACCTGGCGTTATCGATTGGTTAAGAAATGGGCTCTGGGACAGGATATCGATGCTGAATTGTTGATGGGTAGAGAACTAATTTGGCAGCGGATTGCTCTCTATGCGAAAGGGCCTAAGAGCAAAAGCGACGAGGTGGTGGAGGCTCTAGAGACGTTGCGCCGGTTATTACACCGGTTCGATGAGACCTCAGAGAAGGAGCAGCGCCTTTTATTAATGCAAGATCCTCAACTAGAACAGATGATGCGGAAGTTGCCGGATTTACAACATGCTGGTCAGTCACGCCGATTTCCGGTGCGTGTGGACCGGATACGAGCAGGTTTTAGCGCCTGGTATGAATTTTTTCCGCGTTCGTGTCCGACTCGAAAGAATGGGCATGGCACATTGCGAGACTGCGAAGAGTTCCTTCCCTATATCGCCGATCTCGGATTTGATGTGGTTTATTTGCCGCCGATTCATCCCATTGGTCTCCAACATCGTAAGGGAGCCAATAATCAGACAGTCGCTTCCCCCGATGATCCCGGAAGTCCCTGGGCCATTGGGAATGAAGAGGGCGGACATATGGCCATTCATCCTCAATTAGGCACCCTAACTGATTTTGATCATTTCCACCAAACCCTTCGGGCCCTGGGGTTGGAACTGGCCATGGATTTAACGTTCCAATGTTCTCCGGATCACCCGTGGGTGAAAGAACACCCCCAATGGTTTCGCCATTTTCCCGATGGTACCATCCAATATGCCGAGAACCCGCCTAAAAAATATGAAGATGTCTTTCCGTTAAATTTTGACACCCCGGACTGGCAAGATTTATGGAATGCTCTCCTTGACATCACTCAATTTTGGGCTGAACGTGGCGTGCGAATTTTTCGAGTCGATAATCCCCACACCAAGCCCTTAGTGTTTTGGGAATGGTTCATAACCCAGATGCAAAGTCGTTTTCCGGATACCATATTTTTATCCGAGGCGTTTACTCGTCCTAAGTTAATGGAGGCATTGTCTAAAGTGGGATTTACTCAATCCTATACCTATTTTGCTTGGCGCAACACGGCTCAAGAACTTCGCGATTATGTGAGTGAGCTATTCTTTACCGAAAAAAACCAATATTTCCGGCCAAATTTTTGGCCTAATACTCCGGATATTCTCCCGGGATTTTTACAGACAGATCGCCCTGCCGCCTTTACGGTGCGTTTTATTCTGGCTGCGACACTATCACCGAATTATGGGATTTATGGCCCAGCATACGAGTTATTAGAACATCAACCTTTGTCTTGGGGGAGTGAAGAATACGACCATTCGGAGAAATATGAGATCCGACATTGGAATCTTTCACAACAACCGAACATTCAGGATGTGATAAAAAAGGTTAATGCCATACGACATCAGGAATTGGCTTTGCAGCATAACGGCATTTTAACATTCCACCACGTTGACAATCCACAGCTTCTCGTTTATAGCAAGCGAGATCCCGCGTACCACTCGAGATTATTAATGGTTGTGAACCTGGATCCGGTCTTTACTCAATCTGGATGGACCGCACTCGATATGAACGCGTTGGGCCTTCATGAGGATGCCCATTACGTAGTACATGATTTGCTGACGGGGGCGCGTTATGCATGGAATGGTCCATATAATTATGTGGAACTCCATCCAGATGGTTATAATGCACACATATTGCGAATTGAAGAGGGGATATAA
- a CDS encoding SDR family oxidoreductase: MRVGVTGITGGIGQAVNELFGRRGVDIIGFARQPGPHQYPLDVTMDEPAISQRIGEASPNGYDVWINLAGADILSGDNRKKPYFERLQELWDVDVLGTIKCSRAVIPYLHNTGMLINVAWDEALSGAPGDSASLYGTAKAAILGFSASFAKSVMPKIRVYVLSPGWVATRWARSLTEEQKSRLIQQSASKKWVEPQDVAETLWDMIHNPPPSGTVMMVN, translated from the coding sequence TTGCGTGTTGGAGTCACCGGAATCACTGGCGGCATCGGGCAAGCAGTTAACGAGCTCTTTGGGAGACGAGGCGTAGACATTATTGGGTTCGCACGCCAGCCCGGTCCTCATCAATATCCTCTCGATGTGACGATGGACGAACCCGCGATCTCTCAGCGTATTGGCGAGGCCTCACCGAACGGTTATGATGTATGGATCAATCTTGCGGGAGCTGACATATTAAGCGGAGACAATCGAAAGAAACCGTATTTCGAACGCCTGCAAGAGTTATGGGATGTCGACGTTTTAGGAACCATAAAATGTAGCCGGGCGGTTATTCCCTACCTTCATAATACGGGAATGCTTATCAATGTGGCGTGGGACGAAGCCCTTAGTGGAGCGCCAGGGGATTCGGCATCGCTATATGGTACCGCTAAAGCGGCTATTTTAGGTTTCAGTGCAAGTTTTGCTAAGTCGGTGATGCCAAAAATCCGGGTTTATGTGCTGTCGCCAGGGTGGGTTGCGACGCGGTGGGCTAGGTCTTTAACCGAGGAGCAAAAATCTCGGCTAATCCAACAGAGCGCGAGTAAAAAATGGGTTGAGCCCCAAGATGTCGCAGAAACGCTATGGGACATGATTCATAATCCGCCACCATCCGGAACCGTTATGATGGTAAACTAA
- a CDS encoding cobyrinate a,c-diamide synthase, translating into MEFPRIVITAPSSGEGKTIVSLALMAAFRKRGVRVQGFKVGPDYIDPSYYEWATGRRGRNLDAWMEPRPEDVLNSFVKGMTGADIAIIEGVMGYFDGQDPLSNEASTYHVAALLHAPVLLILNGQHSARSLAAVVLGFQQFASPDYLKGVIITRVKSLRHYDLLRVAIEKETGLSCFGFLPYHEHLEIEHRQLGILPAGENAQTQNMIDRLSDDLTQQLDLDGIFQLSLQAPSIDIPPRPAPYSLGSHPTIAVASDQAFNFYYPQNLELLQELGAQLVFFSPLAGEKIPDNADALYIGGGFPEEFARQLSANGDLLQHYYNRIVAGLPTLAECGGYMFLSQQLVDQSGHQHPMVGLIPHRVLMHKRLQAVGYRTITMLSHTHFPERTVFRGHEFHYSYSVFSGSSPAYKLEGRSGEHLAGYASSNVLAGYAHLYFPSNIPAIKNWIESLA; encoded by the coding sequence TTGGAATTTCCTCGTATCGTTATCACCGCACCCAGTAGTGGTGAAGGGAAAACGATTGTTTCCTTAGCATTAATGGCGGCATTTCGCAAACGTGGCGTTCGGGTGCAAGGATTTAAAGTGGGACCGGATTATATTGATCCTAGTTACTATGAATGGGCGACTGGCCGAAGAGGCAGAAATCTTGATGCCTGGATGGAACCTCGTCCGGAGGATGTCCTCAACAGTTTTGTTAAGGGGATGACAGGTGCCGATATCGCCATTATCGAAGGGGTCATGGGATATTTTGATGGACAAGATCCTTTAAGCAACGAAGCTAGTACATATCATGTGGCGGCACTTTTACATGCGCCGGTTCTGCTCATATTGAATGGCCAACATAGTGCACGAAGTCTGGCTGCTGTCGTTCTAGGGTTTCAACAATTTGCATCTCCCGATTATCTTAAAGGGGTAATAATAACTCGGGTCAAATCGCTACGCCATTATGATTTGCTTCGTGTGGCCATTGAAAAGGAAACAGGGCTTTCGTGTTTTGGCTTTTTGCCTTATCATGAACATCTCGAGATTGAGCATCGCCAATTAGGCATTTTGCCGGCTGGAGAGAATGCACAAACCCAGAATATGATTGATCGTCTTAGTGATGATCTGACTCAGCAACTCGATCTCGATGGTATTTTTCAATTAAGTCTCCAAGCACCGTCTATCGATATTCCACCGAGACCTGCACCATATTCTCTCGGATCGCATCCAACCATTGCCGTAGCGTCAGATCAAGCCTTTAATTTTTATTATCCTCAAAATTTGGAGCTATTACAGGAGTTAGGAGCTCAACTTGTGTTTTTTAGTCCACTTGCAGGAGAGAAGATCCCAGACAATGCCGATGCGCTCTATATCGGCGGGGGATTTCCGGAAGAATTTGCGCGGCAATTAAGTGCTAATGGGGATCTACTTCAACATTATTATAATCGTATTGTCGCAGGACTCCCGACATTAGCCGAATGTGGAGGATATATGTTTTTAAGCCAACAATTGGTGGACCAATCGGGACACCAGCATCCCATGGTCGGCCTTATCCCCCATAGAGTCCTGATGCACAAACGCTTGCAAGCGGTTGGTTACCGCACAATTACGATGTTGTCCCATACGCACTTTCCTGAAAGAACGGTATTTCGCGGGCATGAATTTCATTATTCGTATTCCGTATTTTCAGGCTCTTCGCCTGCTTACAAATTAGAAGGACGTAGCGGTGAGCACCTAGCAGGTTATGCATCCTCCAATGTTTTAGCAGGATATGCTCACCTTTACTTTCCTTCTAATATTCCGGCTATTAAGAACTGGATAGAATCATTGGCGTAA